Proteins encoded in a region of the Vicia villosa cultivar HV-30 ecotype Madison, WI linkage group LG5, Vvil1.0, whole genome shotgun sequence genome:
- the LOC131607317 gene encoding uncharacterized protein LOC131607317 — translation MAPKILDVLSKSKRIIYTQPRHYLTLSLIFLLPLSFFSLIFQLIRKHLQQQQPPPTSQTNIISLYLLFFLFSSIFSYGAFITISRSVYHAFFNQPIKLKEAIKSISTSFFPLLATDIVTFVILFFIFFLLTFLLGVVLFLIVYLGDINLTTHPYFIMLFSMVLMLVFLPLVTYLMINLSLVKVIVVVESVWGLEPLRRSWKLVKGMKMLILSIFFMFGFLQLVLGLITRYSMVLILVISPILAMLSLCNIVVLTVLYIYCKEKHGELAGEEFGKDKEGASLSLIPL, via the coding sequence ATGGCTCCAAAAATCTTGGATGTTCTCTCTAAATCCAAACGCATAATATATACTCAACCTCGTCACTACCTCACTCTCTCCCTCATCTTCCTCCTACCTCTCTCTTTCTTCTCCCTCATCTTCCAACTCATTCGCAAACACCTTCAACAACAGCAACCACCCCCCACAAGCCAGACCAACATCATCTCTTTgtatctcctcttcttccttttctcttCAATCTTCTCATACGGTGCCTTCATCACCATCTCTCGCAGCGTCTATCACGCCTTCTTTAATCAACCCATCAAACTCAAAGAAGCCATCAAATCCATCTCCACTTCCTTCTTCCCGTTACTCGCCACAGACATCGTTACATTCGTCATTTTAttcttcatcttttttctccTCACATTTCTACTTGGAGTTGTCTTGTTTCTTATAGTTTATCTTGGAGATATCAACCTCACAACTCATCCTTACTTTATTATGCTATTTTCCATGGTTCTTATGCTTGTTTTTCTCCCTCTTGTGACGTATTTGATGATTAACTTGAGTTTGGTGAAAGTTATAGTGGTGGTGGAATCAGTTTGGGGTTTAGAACCATTGAGAAGAAGTTGGAAACTAGTGAAAGGAATGAAGATGTTGATCTTGTCAATCTTTTTCATGTTTGGGTTCTTGCAATTGGTGTTGGGGTTGATAACTCGTTATAGCATGGTACTGATTTTAGTGATTTCTCCAATACTTGCTATGCTTTCGCTTTGCAATATTGTGGTTCTTACGGTGTTGTACATTTACTGCAAGGAGAAACATGGAGAGCTTGCAGGTGAAGAATTTGGGAAGGACAAGGAAGGGGCTAGCTTGTCCTTAATCCCCTTATAG
- the LOC131605421 gene encoding uncharacterized protein LOC131605421 — protein sequence MAPKIWDLLWESKCIIYTQPRHYLILSLIFLLRLSLSSPYFSNSLPNIFYSNNPLTSHTNIISLSTLISSIFTNSAFISITSSVYIYYFNQPIKLKEVIKSISTSFFPLLATDIVIFIIFFISVSLSTLVVIVISFLLAYLGDNDLQAHPYLAVVLSMLVFLPHVTYLMINLSLVKVIVPFRVVVVVESVWGLEPLRRSWKLVKGMKMLIFSIFCLFEFLQWMLVSITGYSWVLILAISPIRAMLSLYDIVVFTVLYIYCKEKRGELGDGEFGKGKDGASLACL from the exons ATGGCTCCAAAAATCTGGGATCTTCTCTGGGAATCTAAATGCATAATATATACTCAACCTCGTCACTACCTCATTCTCTCCCTTATCTTCCTCCTACGTCTCTCTCTTTCTTCTCCCTATTTTTCCAACTCATTACCAAACATTTTCTACAGCAACAACCCCCTGACAAGCCATACCAACATCATCTCCTTGTCTACCCTTATCTCTTCCATATTCACAAACAGTGCCTTTATCTCCATCACTTCAAGCGTCTACATCTACTATTTTAATCAGCCCATCAAACTCAAAGAAGTCATCAAATCCATCTCCACTTCCTTCTTCCCGTTACTCGCCACCGACATAGTCATCTTCATCATATTCTTCATCAGCGTTTCTCTAAGTACACTTGTTGTTATAGTTATTTCGTTTCTCCTTGCTTATCTAGGAGATAATGACCTCCAAGCTCACCCTTACTTGGCTGTGGTTTTATCAATGCTTGTTTTTCTCCCTCATGTGACGTATTTGATGATTAACTTGAGTTTGGTGAAAGTTATAGTG cccttccgtgttgtagtggtgGTGGAATCAGTTTGGGGTTTAGAACCATTGAGAAGAAGTTGGAAATTGGTGAAAGGAATGAAGATGTTGATCTTCTCAATCTTTTGCTTGTTTGAGTTCTTGCAATGGATGTTGGTGTCGATAACTGGTTATAGCTGGGTACTGATTTTAGCGATTTCTCCAATACGTGCTATGCTTTCGCTTTACGATATCGTAGTTTTTACGGTGTTGTATATATACTGCAAAGAGAAACGCGGGGAGCTTGGAGATGGAGAATTTGGAAAGGGAAAGGACGGAGCTAGCTTAGCTTGTCTCTAA
- the LOC131602465 gene encoding uncharacterized protein LOC131602465, whose protein sequence is MEISSGGCSPRIRSDHLKREGSDEARLRQAFELQFSDDHNYEIKSMNALDILRETIRILRFNSWGFMIITVLLICPVSAVLLSNVLVDESIVKNLTIRLMLVAETSGLPLRPMIKQSCQRFAETVISSAMCFPLYATLLLLSKTAVVYSVDCSNSKKKFDSSKFCVIVAKFWRKILSTYMWACTIIVGCVTMFCVFLVAFCSALAVLGFSPNVVVYAALTVGLVFSVVFANAIIICNIALVISVLDDVSGAQAMLRSSILIKGQTQVGLLIYLGSTIGMAFVEGLFEHRVKTLSYGDGSSRMWEGPLLVIMYSFVVLVDSMMSAVFYFSCRSSSMENSNGEGVSILETMAISAETIGMQ, encoded by the coding sequence ATGGAGATTTCCAGTGGAGGCTGTTCTCCTCGGATTAGGTCTGATCATTTGAAAAGAGAGGGATCAGATGAAGCACGTTTACGCCAAGCTTTTGAATTGCAATTCTCCGATGATCACAATTACGAAATCAAATCAATGAATGCTTTGGATATTCTCAGAGAGACTATAAGGATTCTTAGGTTTAATTCATGGGGTTTCATGATAATCACTGTTTTGCTTATTTGTCCTGTTTCTGCTGTGCTTTTGTCTAATGTGTTAGTGGATGAATCCATTGTTAAGAATCTCACTATTAGGCTTATGTTGGTTGCTGAAACTAGTGGTCTTCCTTTGAGACCTATGATTAAGCAGTCTTGTCAGAGGTTCGCCGAGACTGTTATCTCGTCGGCGATGTGTTTTCCTTTGTATGCCACTTTGTTGTTGCTGTCGAAAACTGCTGTGGTGTATTCTGTTGATTGTAGTAATtcgaaaaagaagtttgattctTCTAAGTTTTGTGTGATTGTTGCTAAGTTTTGGAGGAAGATACTTTCGACTTATATGTGGGCTTGTACGATTATAGTTGGCTGCGTTACTATGTTCTGTGTTTTTCTTGTTGCGTTCTGTAGTGCGTTGGCTGTTCTTGGGTTTTCTCCTAATGTTGTTGTGTATGCTGCATTGACGGTTGGGCTAGTTTTCTCTGTTGTCTTTGCTAATGCTATAATCATTTGCAACATTGCGTTGGTGATCTCGGTGCTTGATGATGTTTCGGGGGCGCAGGCGATGCTGCGGTCTAGTATTTTGATAAAGGGTCAGACTCAGGTGGGTCTGCTGATATATCTTGGGTCAACAATTGGGATGGCCTTTGTGGAGGGGCTTTTTGAGCACAGAGTAAAGACACTGAGTTATGGTGATGGATCTTCGAGAATGTGGGAAGGGCCGCTCTTGGTGATAATGTATTCGTTTGTGGTGCTTGTAGATTCCATGATGAGTGCAGTTTTCTATTTCAGTTGTAGATCTTCTAGCATGGAAAACTCAAATGGTGAAGGCGTATCAATTTTAGAAACTATGGCCATTTCTGCTGAAACAATAGGCATGCAATGA
- the LOC131605420 gene encoding ethylene-responsive transcription factor ERN1-like: protein MVNKRKAREYEGREENSEEQNTELKQIREDAASEAAALLRVRRAKNSFIGVRQRPSGRWVAEIKDTIQNIRLWLGTYDTGEEAARAYDEAARLLRGANTRTNFFLCQSSHYVPALPPKIVKLLLLRLKVRNIASSCVPTSNTTFHTNHYDEYDEQETKAAPEPLHFHQIEENFLESYDGASYGSSDITTFDCGSGTSEEDFNRKGGREDFRSEYHCANSVDDGGNNQIVGCNEEFEDCDVGVIDFQFLDTVGSLSHSYSSPFEIAEEMVGPMAEEKFDVDDSLLLRETFRMKYERKFSACLYTLIGVSECLRLQVGEENGNEI from the coding sequence ATGGTGAACAAGAGAAAAGCAAGAGAGTATGAAGGAAGAGAAGAGAACAGTGAGGAACAAAACACTGAATTGAAACAGATAAGAGAGGACGCGGCATCAGAAGCTGCTGCTCTACTAAGAGTTCGAAGAGCGAAAAACAGTTTCATTGGGGTGAGGCAGAGACCTTCAGGAAGATGGGTAGCTGAGATCAAAGACACCATACAGAATATAAGACTATGGTTAGGGACTTACGATACTGGTGAAGAAGCTGCTAGAGCTTATGATGAGGCTGCACGTTTGCTTCGCGGTGCAAACACCCGCACAAATTTCTTTCTTTGTCAATCTTCTCATTATGTTCCTGCTCTTCCTCCAAAGATTGTCAAACTCCTGCTTCTTAGGCTCAAAGTCAGAAACATTGCCTCTTCTTGTGTTCCTACTAGTAATACTACTTTTCATACTAACCACTATGATGAGTATGATGAGCAAGAAACCAAAGCAGCACCTGAACCTCTTCATTTTCACCAAATAGAAGAAAACTTTCTAGAAAGTTACGACGGTGCTAGTTATGGTTCTTCTGACATAACTACTTTTGACTGTGGCAGTGGAACTAGTGAAGAAGATTTTAACCGAAAGGGTGGCCGAGAGGATTTCAGATCGGAGTATCATTGTGCTAACAGTGTTGATGATGGTGGAAACAACCAGATTGTGGGGTGTAATGAAGAATTTGAAGACTGTGATGTTGGCGTCATTGACTTCCAGTTTCTGGATACTGTTGGATCATTAAGCCACTCTTACTCTTCTCCATTTGAGATAGCAGAGGAGATGGTGGGCCCAATGGCAGAGGAAAAATTTGACGTGGATGATTCACTGTTACTTAGAGAGACTTTTAGAATGAAGTATGAACGCAAATTCTCAGCTTGTCTTTACACCTTGATTGGGGTGTCTGAGTGTTTGAGACTACAAGTTGGAGAAGAAAATGGAAATGAAATATAA